The sequence CCGCACGTGTCGCTCACCTATCAAACCGTGGAGGGCGGAACCCTCGGCTTCCAGCGCACCGTCAACGGCCTACCCGAGCAGCCGCGTGAGATCAAGCCCCATCCCTATGGCATCGAGCTCGGCATGCTGCTCAAGATGTTGCACGACACGCATAGCCATTCGCTCGCTGGATTTCTCGCCGCCGACTTCAGCCGCGTCTCGCCCGCTCTGGCGAAGGAGATCTGCAGGAGCGCGGGCGTTTCCGCGAATTCGAAGCCTCGCGAGGTGACAGGCAAAGCGGCGGAGGCGGTCTACAAGACTCTCCAGGCCACCCGAATCATGGCGCCGCCGACCAACTGCCTCTCTCCCATCGGCGAAAAGGCGATCCTTTCCGGCCTCTACCACCAAATCCAGGGGGAGTTCTACACCGCGGTCAGCCGCCCGCCAGCGGTCTATCGTGGCAACCCGTTCGTGATCGAAGCGGGCCTCGCGTTCGGCAACCGGCCGATCGAGCAAGCCAAGCCCAACGAGAGATCGAAGGCGAAGCAGAAGGAGGAATCACTCCCGCTCGCCGAGGGCGAAGACCACGAACGGGAGACTGAGCTCTCGCGTTTGATTCGCTACGCCAACCGCGTGCCTCTCCTCTACCAGCAGACCGCGTGCGCGACCTACAAGGCGACGGTGGACACCTCGTGGAAGAACTATGGCATCGGTCAGTCGCGCGGGGCATTGCCCCAGGGCCCGATGGTGATCCTCGTCCACATGGCGTCGGTGTGGGTGCCTTTCACGAGCGAGTCCAAGGAGGCGATCGCCGACTATGACGAGATTCGCAAGGAGATCACGCTCGCGCTGCGCGAGTGCGGCCGACGCCTCGGAGTGTTCCTCCGGCGGCGCGGCCGGGCACAGAGTGAATTTCGGCGCCGCAACATCTTCCAGCTCTACATCGAGGAGGTGGCGGAGGCCTGCAATCGCTTGAAGGGCGGCAAGCTCGCGACTGAGAAGCTCAAGGAGCAGCTCCAGAGGATCGCGGCCTCGAAGACCGGCGGCTTGAAGACGGA comes from Candidatus Eisenbacteria bacterium and encodes:
- a CDS encoding DNA topoisomerase VI subunit B, with the translated sequence MTKGTPGAQAKLPRRGKANGKKPPALAGIGVPAATEKRGPAPSRERAKRRGTGVTAEEIGARQREISVSEFFTKNRHLLGFDSPRKALLTCVKEAVDNALDACEEAGILPEIEVKLEIVAEGRATPPPPSQASRFRITVTDNGPGIVRQQIPRVFAKLLYGSKFHRLRQSRGQQGIGISAAGMYGQLTTGKPVQIISRTSPKTAAHYFEVQIDTRKNEPLVHENKKIEWDRLRGTQVTLEVEGKYQKGRTSVDEYLDQIAIANPHVSLTYQTVEGGTLGFQRTVNGLPEQPREIKPHPYGIELGMLLKMLHDTHSHSLAGFLAADFSRVSPALAKEICRSAGVSANSKPREVTGKAAEAVYKTLQATRIMAPPTNCLSPIGEKAILSGLYHQIQGEFYTAVSRPPAVYRGNPFVIEAGLAFGNRPIEQAKPNERSKAKQKEESLPLAEGEDHERETELSRLIRYANRVPLLYQQTACATYKATVDTSWKNYGIGQSRGALPQGPMVILVHMASVWVPFTSESKEAIADYDEIRKEITLALRECGRRLGVFLRRRGRAQSEFRRRNIFQLYIEEVAEACNRLKGGKLATEKLKEQLQRIAASKTGGLKTDELLGKTGAGPEGLPGSIIVTEEGVEGEVGIDEPPKETTGASEAPAITGKVNAKAKFRSKAPRAAKKRPRKS